A stretch of the Lolium perenne isolate Kyuss_39 chromosome 3, Kyuss_2.0, whole genome shotgun sequence genome encodes the following:
- the LOC127339164 gene encoding uncharacterized protein: MPSDETDGNSNICGSCGSPGTLRSCDGKSCQSRYHISCLDPSLEYLSPGIWFCTSCTKKRFQFGLHSIVDGIESVWDVKEAEGMQNSKQYFVKYKNLAHVHNCWVLEDDINVMPGGPDVLSLFNKRNHTEKAIWKEEWTKPHRLLRKRLLMHPKLADDFFSSSGLKYSYCNVEWLVKWRGLGYDHATWELETLPCLCTPEADELKKNYEDRREVAKRSSITTKAKVKQSSFKKLQRLPDGCHPDFDNDHLCSINLLREFWYKSRGAVLVDDKEFVTKTVLFTLSVLPDVSQPILIVTTPASLSLWEVQFNILAPFINVVVYDGGKDKLKLIQDLEFYESGSSIMLQVLLSHADAVLEDIEPIARIDWEAVIVDYSQKSTLQHLEQLKQLSSDFRMLLVSSPIKVKEYLPEYRKLLGFLNSGEQENGSFVDAEALVMSKVNFKSHIAYERPADSSKILEHWVPAHISQLQLEIYCSILLSNSSVLQSKMKSDGSLCDIIISLSKCCDHPYLVDEFLQNSPVDHHDRTGTLDTRVQACGKLWLLQKMLIEIRNKRLRVIILFQSGVASGNSMGGILEGVVCDIFGRESYERVESGAPLARKQAAVNMFNDKTKGRFVFLIESRACLPSIKLLSVDVVIIYNSDRNPLNDLKAIQRIKIESPKYPGIFRLYTPFTMEEKQLVLAKHGVLTGNYKDMPHSLGHSLVSWGALSLFTRFDELQHDNYASKSFERDTVILEFLKMLATNVKENTESNCVFISKANMSGEFYSRSITLIGESGVPASDGDPSNFWLNLLDGKSPRWSNLSEPQQSRHRMLQNIEELARVPAEEARRMRTKVDGITVPSSKCSSDNSHDDVLPKSCSTLTPPLQQLDDTEQKEGMKKLTTPKNLHVQLKKELSKLIKVLQLPDNAKLKAEQFFEYYLNNHLVLPEPVDILRTFNIALCWRAASHLNYKVDRRESLALAEKGFNCEYNEALVGLIYKKLRTLKKKVPDRAGEASIKGQPVSVEDTQLSWQENSYLENDHMFQNKKIDLHGNFIDGAPQEVSSVAEQMISEGQESVKETHKECHMLNDEPPNMIMEKSIDLVENVFSIRKNNILCKQQLEISGLVTHRQNNVIRLKEVYSLVLEHIRRSHIDEMTRSEKIKLTAQWFSMLIYAFLEHMKLQHSKLEGLQSDTWSSECQLKEKLHQVARSGQLDRDFDRHIALPDSNFVMEEFIHFEEQNDVYRIAESSVSDCQQSSNDTVSMEITLVRSEALSEPISIHAMENEPVETSAGSAVGPALEAVDFQENNIHCSSDGISVQIAGCSSSTIPANDDSTGQESLTSECRNAEHIEICNITKSDDEPAEAERAGTLGAIAAQDLQPEMHSLTTHVEPSLDPHGRVESAGMVTAHDLQAEILPSASVPTEQSTSPAQQSLATSGHSPAEAEQADILGTETTCSLQPSQGEVQLSTTTQDQPAEVQACTLGAIAARSLQPETQPSTSTQSAPFERTYLVGMPVLRSHSARAESTRTLGSLIAHNLHSELHPLASMQDRPAEAEGGVMLGSTAAQDSQPERQSSTTVQHIPLERVHSEERIQIGFQPNMVPGTEQPTQHPPVTALVFNNPILSDEPLKNELERLMHCSRVLHEHKKSQLLIEYNQEREKITKKYDLLSRKEDSAYLQNQRELSHVYRNVFVNKSLAENFRRVFTPSSAAQGRLTTPVAEQPFEFSSAAQTTTSPAISSSAIRPPGSYVRPSFVARPPSSSSWNAQLPGNLYGTASSPFIPAPVPYGSYTPAGAQSRAVQPLSALASNLYRTMPPAPPPHLPHGSYRSAAAQLRAPSPHLQQLRMPSQYAMRTDQQQRRAASGAVPLLGQYGRGSYASTVPQGGAIRNSMDPSSAHQASSSRPPHRASFLPPQRHPESMLSLQPSTSNPIFMPAHQPSSYPSMALGSTAGPQNAAPGSQQHGVAQIAGVNHNQPGSKPSSYPSMALGGTAGPQNAAPGSQQHGGAQIASVNHNQPGSKPSSYPSMALGGTAGLQNAAPGSQQHRGAQIAGVNHNQPGSKPSSYPSMALGGTAGPQNAAPGSQQHGGAQIADINHNQPGSESAWLSAYLKDRLRLVSSSSPAGAGAASPDEVV; the protein is encoded by the exons ATGCCATCTGATGAAACAGATGGTAACTCCAACATATGCGGTTCTTGTGGGTCCCCAGGAACTCTTAG GTCTTGTGATGGGAAATCTTGCCAAAGTAGATACCATATCTCTTGTTTGGATCCTTCCCTGGAATATTTATCTCCTGGAATTTGGTTCTGTACCAGCTGTACAAAGAAGAGGTTCCAGTTTGGTTTACATTCTATTGTTGATGGAATAGAGTCTGTGTGGGATGTCAAGGAGGCTGAGG GAATGCAAAATAGCAAGCAGTATTTTGTTAAGTATAAGAATCTGGCGCATGTCCATAATTGTTGGGTTCTAGAAGATGATATCAATGTCATGCCTGGAGGTCCTGATGTTCTTTCCTTGTTTAACAAGAGGAATCATACTGAGAAG GCAATTTGGAAGGAGGAATGGACTAAGCCACACCGCCTGTTGAGAAAGAGGCTCCTTATGCACCCAAAATTAGCTGATGATTTCTTTTCCTCATCTGGCCTTAAATATTCATATTGTAATGTTGAATGGTTAGTGAAATGGAGGGGTCTTGGTTATGATCATGCAACATGGGAATTAGAGACTTTACCCTGTTTATGTACGCCTGAGGCCGACGAACTTAAAAAGAACTACGAGGACCGCCGTGAAGTTGCAAAACGATCATCTATCACTACAAAAGCAAAG GTTAAGCAAAGCTCATTTAAGAAACTTCAGAGATTACCAGATGGGTGCCATCCTGATTTTGACAATGATCACTTGTGTTCTATCAATCTCCTCCGAGAGTTCTGGTACAAATCTCGTGGCGCTGTTCTTGTTGATGATAAG GAATTTGTAACAAAGACCGTCTTATTCACACTGTCTGTATTACCTGACGTCAGCCAACCCATCCTAATTGTAACAACTCCTGCTTCTCTGTCCTTATGGGAGGTTCAGTTCAATATCTTGGCACCATTTATCAATGTTGTTGTGTATGACGGAGGGAAAGACAAGCTCAAATTAATTCAAGATTTGGAATTCTATGAGAGTGGAAGCTCTATTATGTTACAGGTTCTCTTATCCCATGCTGATGCTGTCTTGGAG GATATCGAACCTATAGCACGCATTGATTGGGAGGCAGTCATAGTTGATTATTCTCAAAAATCAACCCTACAACATCTCGAACAACTGAAGCAACTTTCCAGTGATTTTAGAATGTTACTTGTGAGCTCCCCAATTAAGGTTAAG GAGTATCTTCCTGAGTACAGGAAACTCTTAGGTTTCCTTAATTCTGGAGAGCAAGAAAATGGCAGTTTCGTTGATGCTGAGGCCCTTGTGATGTCGAAAGTGAACTTCAAAAGTCATATTGCATATGAGCGCCCAGCAGATTCTTCAAAAATATTGGAGCACTGGGTTCCTGCTCACATTTCACAACTGCAGCTAGAGATATATTGTTCCATACTGCTTTCAAATTCATCTGTCCTCCAGTCGAAGATGAAAAGTGATGGCTCTCTTTGCGACATTATTATCTCTCTCTCAAAG TGCTGTGATCACCCTTACCTTGTTGATGAATTCCTGCAAAATTCGCCTGTCGACCATCATGATCGTACTGGTACTCTAGATACCAGAGTGCAAGCATGTGGCAAGCTATGGCTTCTTCAAAAAATGCTTATAGAGATAAGGAACAAGAGGCTGAGAGTCATTATTCTTTTTCAA TCTGGTGTAGCAAGTGGAAACTCAATGGGTGGTATATTGGAAGGTGTTGTTTGTGACATATTTGGCCGTGAGTCATATGAGCGTGTTGAAAGTGGTGCACCATTGGCAAGGAAACAGGCAGCAGTAAATATGTTCAATGACAAGACTAAGGGGAGATTTGTTTTTCTGATTGAAAGTCGTGCATGCCTCCCAAGTATTAAGCTCTTATCTGTGGATGTTGTTATCATATACAATAGTGACCGTAACCCGCTAAATGATCTTAAGGCTATTCAAAGAATCAAAATAGAGTCACCGAAGTATCCGGGCATTTTTCGTTTATACACTCCTTTCACAATGGAAGAGAAGCAGCTTGTGCTTGCAAAACATGGCGTGCTTACTGGTAACTACAAAGATATGCCACATAGTTTGGGCCATTCATTGGTCAGTTGGGGTGCATTATCTCTTTTCACCAGATTTGATGAGCTTCAGCATGATAACTATGCAAGTAAAAGTTTTGAAAGGGATACAGTAATTCTGGAGTTCTTAAAAATGTTAGCCACAAATGTTAAAGAGAACACCGAATCCAATTGTGTGTTCATATCGAAAGCTAATATGAGCGGGGAGTTTTATTCAAGAAGCATTACTTTAATAGGCGAAAGTGGGGTGCCTGCATCGGATGGAGATCCATCTAATTTTTGGTTAAACTTACTGGATGGGAAATCGCCTCGTTGGAGCAATCTATCTGAGCCACAACAATCAAGACACAGAATGTTACAGAACATAGAAGAACTAGCCAGAGTTCCGGCTGAAGAAGCTAGAAGGATGCGTACAAAGGTTGACGGAATCACAGTTCCATCTTCAAAATGTTCATCTGACAACAGTCATGATGATGTGTTACCTAAAAGTTGTTCTACATTGACCCCCCCTCTTCAACAACTTGATGACACAGAACAAAAAGAAG GGATGAAAAAACTGACCACACCAAAGAATCTTCATGTTCAACTTAAGAAAGAGCTGTCGaaactaattaaggtgttacaaCTGCCG GATAATGCAAAACTTAAGGCCGAACAGTTCTTTGAATATTATTTGAACAATCATCTAGTTCTTCCCGAGCCAGTGGACATATTGCGCACATTCAACATAGCCTTG TGTTGGCGTGCTGCTTCTCATCTAAATTATAAGGTAGATCGCAGAGAGTCGCTTGCCCTTGCTGAGAAAGGCTTCAATTGTGAGTACAATGAAGCGCTTGTGGGGTTGATCTATAAGAAATTAAGGACCCTAAAGAAAAAAGTTCCAGATAGAGCAGGTGAAGCAAGTATCAAGGGTCAACCAGTGTCAGTAGAGGACACCCAGCTTTCATGGCAAGAAAATTCTTACTTGGAAAATGACCACATGTTCCAAAACAAGAAAATTGATCTTCATGGTAATTTCATAGATGGTGCACCTCAGGAGGTCTCATCTGTTGCTGAGCAGATGATCTCAGAGGGGCAAGAATCTGTTAAGGAAACTCACAAAGAATGTCACATGCTAAATGATGAGCCTCCTAATATGATAATGGAGAAAAGTATAGATTTAGTTGAAAATGTTTTCTCCATAAGAAAAAATAACATCCTTTGCAAACAACAGCTTGAGATATCAGGTTTAGTGACACACAGGCAGAACAATgtcatcagattgaaagaagtttACAGTTTAGTTCTGGAACATATTCGTAGAAGTCACATTGATGAAATGACCAGGAGTGAAAAAATAAAGCTGACTGCTCAGTGGTTCAGTATGCTTATTTATGCATTTTTGGAGCACATGAAGCTCCAGCATAGCAAGCTTGAGGGACTGCAGTCTGATACATGGTCTTCAGAGTGTCAACTGAAGGAAAAGCTCCACCAGGTAGCAAGATCAGGCCAATTAGATCGAGACTTTGATCGGCATATTGCTCTACCTGACTCAAACTTTGTTATGGAAGAATTCATCCATTTTGAAGAACAGAATGATGTGTATCGTATTGCTGAAAGTTCTGTGTCAGATTGTCAACAGTCATCAAATGACACAGTGTCGATGGAAATTACATTAGTACGAAGTGAAGCTCTCTCAGAGCCCATATCTATACACGCAATGGAAAATGAGCCAGTTGAGACTTCTGCGGGCTCTGCCGTAGGACCAGCATTAGAAGCTGTTGATTTTCAAGAAAACAACATCCACTGTAGTTCTGATGGCATTAGTGTACAAATAGCTGGGTGTTCATCGAGTACTATTCCTGCAAATGATGATTCCACCGGCCAG GAATCCTTAACCAGTGAGTGTagaaatgctgaacatattgagaTATGCAATATTACTAAGTCAGATGATGAACCTGCAGAGGCAGAGCGAGCAGGTACCTTGGGTGCCATAGCAGCTCAGGATTTGCAGCCTGAAATGCACTCATTAACCACCCATGTAGAACCTTCACTGGATCCACATGGAAGGGTAGAATCAGCAGGCATGGTGACAGCTCATGATCTCCAGGCCGAAATACTACCATCAGCCTCAGTGCCTACGGAACAAAGTACAAGCCCTGCCCAACAAAGTTTAGCAACTTCAGGACATTCACCAGCAGAAGCCGAACAGGCAGATATTCTGGGCACAGAAACCACTTGCAGTTTGCAGCCTTCGCAAGGTGAAGTGCAACTGTCAACCACAACGCAAGATCAACCTGCAGAAGTACAAGCATGCACCTTGGGCGCCATAGCTGCTCGGAGTTTGCAGCCTGAAACACAACCATCAACCTCAACGCAGAGTGCTCCTTTCGAAAGAACCTATCTGGTTGGCATGCCTGTGCTACGAAGTCACAGTGCCAGGGCAGAATCAACACGTACTTTGGGCTCACTGATAGCTCACAATCTGCATTCTGAATTACATCCATTGGCCTCAATGCAGGATCGACCTGCAGAAGCAGAAGGAGGAGTTATGTTGGGCTCCACGGCAGCCCAGGATTCGCAGCCTGAAAGGCAATCATCAACCACAGTTCAGCATATTCCACTTGAAAGAGTACACTCTGAAGAAAGGATACAAATTGGTTTTCAGCCAAATATGGTACCTGGTACTGAGCAGCCCACCCAACACCCTCCAGTCACAGCGTTAGTGTTTAATAATCCAATACTTAGTGACGAGCCGCTGAAAAATGAGTTGGAAAGGTTAATGCATTGCAGCAGGGTGCTTCATGAACATAAG AAATCACAACTTCTAATAGAGTATAACCAAGAAAGAGAGAAGATAACAAAAAAGTATGACTTGTTATCTCGAAAGGAAGATTCCGCTTATCTTCAGAACCAGCGCGAGCTTAGTCATGTCTACAGGAATGTTTTTGTAAACAAATCACTAGCTGAGAATTTTCGAAGGGTCTTCACACCATCATCTGCAGCTCAAG GGAGATTGACGACCCCTGTAGCGGAGCAGCCATTTGAGTTTTCTTCAGCGGCTCAGACCACAACATCACCAGCTATCTCGTCATCAGCCATCAGACCACCAGGATCTTATGTGCGACCTTCGTTTGTGGCTCGgccgccatcatcatcatcatggaaTGCCCAACTACCTGGCAATCTCTATGGAACAGCATCATCACCTTTTATTCCAGCGCCTGTGCCATACGGCAGCTACACACCAGCTGGAGCACAGTCACGTGCTGTCCAACCACTATCAGCCTTAGCCAGCAATCTCTATAGAACGATGCCACCTGCTCCTCCGCCGCATCTGCCACATGGAAGCTACAGATCCGCTGCAGCACAACTGCGTGCGCCATCTCCTCATCTCCAGCAGCTCAGGATGCCCTCTCAGTATGCCATGCGCACAGACCAGCAGCAGCGTCGTGCAGCTAGTGGAGCGGTTCCATTGTTGGGACAGTATGGCAGGGGAAGCTACGCATCGACAGTTCCACAGGGAGGCGCCATACGAAACTCCATGGACCCAAGTTCAGCTCACCAAGCATCAAGCTCACGCCCACCTCACCGAGCGTCCTTTCTGCCACCCCAACGACACCCAGAGTCCATGCTCAGCTTGCAGCCATCTACTTCAAACCCCATCTTCATGCCAGCCCACCAACCGTCGTCATATCCAAGCATGGCCTTGGGCAGCACTGCAGGTCCGCAGAATGCAGCGCCAGGAAGCCAGCAGCACGGAGTCGCCCAGATAGCCGGCGTCAATCACAATCAGCCCGGATCCAAACCGTCGTCATATCCGAGCATGGCCTTGGGCGGCACTGCAGGTCCGCAGAACGCAGCGCCAGGAAGCCAGCAGCACGGAGGCGCCCAGATAGCCAGCGTCAATCACAATCAGCCAGGCTCCAAACCGTCGTCATATCCGAGCATGGCCTTGGGCGGCACTGCAGGTCTGCAGAACGCAGCGCCAGGAAGCCAGCAGCACAGAGGCGCCCAGATAGCCGGCGTCAATCACAATCAGCCCGGCTCCAAACCGTCGTCATATCCGAGCATGGCCTTGGGCGGCACTGCAGGTCCGCAGAACGCAGCGCCAGGAAGCCAGCAGCACGGAGGCGCCCAGATAGCCGACATCAATCACAATCAGCCCGGCTCCGAATCGGCGTGGCTGAGTGCGTACCTGAAAGATAGGCTTCGCCTGGTTAGCAGTAGCAGCCCCGCAGGTGCAGGGGCGGCCAGCCCAGATGAAGTTGTGTGA